From a single Stomoxys calcitrans chromosome 4, idStoCalc2.1, whole genome shotgun sequence genomic region:
- the LOC106080837 gene encoding glycine-rich selenoprotein, translating to MVYIDRDGRVLEKRPWDMARIMGIFTGIWLVVVQFFQTLIAPFNQENRGGNRRSDGGGWGSGGGYGGGGGGGGSGGGGNGGLRPNRRIGRVTNSMDCNIPGGG from the exons ATGGTTTACATAGATCGCG ATGGTCGAGTTTTGGAGAAACGACCTTGGGACATGGCCCGCATAATGGGCATTTTCACAGGGATATGGCTTGTTGTTGTACAATT CTTCCAAACACTCATTGCGCCATTTAACCAAGAGAACCGTGGTGGAAACCGTCGCAGTGATGGTGGTGGATGGGGATCCGGTGGTGGTTATGGCGgcggaggtggtggtggtggtagtggcGGTGGGGGAAATGGTGGCCTTCGTCCCAACCGTCGTATTGGCCGTGTAACTAATTCAATGGATTGTAATATACCCGGAGGCGGATGA
- the LOC106080864 gene encoding ATP-dependent (S)-NAD(P)H-hydrate dehydratase produces MQTSILRTKPRTTVFLINQFRCLPSPTASDNGCSFYTQQQQQQLNKSQQQVNVVGMEIPVQTQKLLKLSRTVVPRLTDSRHKGQYGRIGVVGGSLEYTGAPYFAAISSLKIGADLAHVFCQKEAAIVIKSYSPELIVHPNLDDENAVEIIAPWLERLHVIIIGPGLGRDPEIQKTVIELIKVCLQIEKPMVIDADGLAILNDHLDLIQGQRNVILTPNAMEFRRLFGTVASPASESDKFCKERMASLGEGVIVLEKGAHDRIHIPNTSEIYVMPSGGSGRRCGGQGDLLCGALSVFFHWSLEANQANPGFLAAFAASYFLKHCNAAAFQKHGRGMLATDMIGEIPSVFARIFESNEGTQC; encoded by the exons ATGCAAACTTCAATTTTGCGGACAAAGCCGCGCACCACAGTATTTCTGATTAACCAGTTTAGATGTTTACCAAGTCCAACGGCTTCAGACAATGGCTGCTCTTTCTAtacacaacaacagcagcagcaattgAATAAATCGCAGCAGCAAGTAAACGTCGTGGGAATGGAGATACCAGTTCaaacacaaaaacttcttaagcTTTCAAGGACAGTTGTTCCGAGACTTACAGATAGTCGACACAAAGGGCAGTATGGTAGAATTGGAGTGGTGGGGGGTTCGTTGGAGTACACAGGAGCTCCCTATTTTGCGGCTATTTCATCTTTAAAAATTGGTGCTGACTTGGCTCATGTTTTCTGCCAGAAGGAGGCGGCAATTGTTATCAAATCATATAGTCCAGAATTAATTGTACACCCTAATTTGGATGATGAAAATGCCGTGGAGATAATAGCCCCATGGCTGGAAAGATTGCACGTCATT ATAATTGGTCCTGGTTTAGGTCGTGATCCAGAAATACAAAAGACTGTCATAGAACTTATCAAAGTTTGTTTACAAATCGAAAAGCCCATGGTTATCGATGCTGATGGACTGGCCATCCTGAACGATCATTTGGATTTGATACAGGGTCAACGTAATGTGATTCTGACACCAAACGCTATGGAATTTCGTCGCCTATTTGGTACAGTCGCCTCTCCGGCCAGTGAAAGCgataaattttgcaaagagCGTATGGCCTCATTGGGTGAGGGGGTTATTGTACTAGAGAAAGGCGCCCATGATCGAATTCACATACCAAACACTTCGGAAATTTATGTGATGCCAAGTGGAGGCTCCGGCAGACGATGTGGTGGTCAAGGCGATTTGCTATGTGGAGCTTTATCTGTGTTCTTTCACTGGTCCCTGGAAGCGAACCAAGCTAATCCCGGTTTTTTGGCTGCCTTTGCAGCAAGCTATTTCTTAAAGCATTGCAATGCCGCAGCATTTCAGAAACATGGACGTGGCATGTTGGCTACTGATATGATTGGCGAAATACCGTCGGTATTTGCACGCATATTCGAATCGAATGAGGGGACCCAGTGTTAG